One part of the Mesomycoplasma conjunctivae genome encodes these proteins:
- the atpD gene encoding F0F1 ATP synthase subunit beta, whose product MKKNNIGVIIQILGPVIDVEFEANHMPPILSALEILPTEDHPEVIVLEVAQHIGDGVVRTIAMSMTYNLSKGMQVLDTGGQIKVPVGKEVLSRMFNVLGQPIDGGEKTQFSLKHSIHAAPPSYLEQKTTSEILVTGIKVVDLLIPFVKGGKIGLFGGAGVGKTVLVQELINNIATQHGGLSVFAGVGERSREGNDLYFEMKAAGVLDKTALVFGQMNESPGARMRVALSALTMAEYFRDVQNQDVLLFIDNIFRFTQAGSEVSTLLGRIPSTVGYQPTLATEMGQLQERITSTRSGSITSIQAVYVPADDITDPAPATTFSHLDAKTVLDRNIAALGIYPAVDPLASSSRILEPAVVGQKHYDVARQVIKTLQRFKELQDIISILGVDELAEEDKKIVARARRIRNFLSQPFFVAEKFSGIQGRFINLESTIESFAQLLSGRYDQVPEEAFLYVGDISEALDKAKSMGWNEEN is encoded by the coding sequence ATGAAAAAAAACAATATTGGTGTTATAATTCAAATTCTCGGTCCAGTTATCGACGTTGAGTTTGAAGCAAATCATATGCCCCCGATCCTTTCTGCCTTGGAAATACTACCGACAGAGGATCATCCTGAAGTAATTGTTCTTGAAGTTGCACAGCACATAGGTGATGGGGTAGTACGGACAATAGCGATGAGTATGACCTATAATTTATCAAAAGGAATGCAAGTTTTAGACACCGGTGGTCAAATCAAAGTTCCCGTCGGTAAAGAAGTGCTCTCGCGCATGTTTAATGTTTTAGGACAACCAATTGACGGCGGAGAAAAAACACAATTTAGCTTGAAACATAGTATTCACGCAGCTCCTCCTAGTTACCTTGAGCAAAAAACTACGAGCGAAATTTTAGTGACTGGAATTAAGGTTGTTGATTTATTAATTCCTTTTGTTAAAGGTGGAAAAATTGGACTTTTTGGTGGAGCGGGTGTTGGTAAAACTGTCTTAGTGCAAGAATTAATTAACAATATTGCAACTCAGCACGGTGGTCTTTCTGTTTTTGCCGGAGTAGGTGAGCGCAGTCGTGAAGGAAATGATTTATACTTTGAAATGAAAGCAGCTGGTGTTCTTGATAAAACAGCACTCGTTTTTGGCCAAATGAATGAATCACCAGGTGCACGTATGCGTGTTGCCCTTTCTGCTCTTACAATGGCTGAATACTTCCGTGATGTCCAAAATCAAGATGTTTTATTGTTTATTGATAATATTTTTCGTTTTACTCAAGCTGGCTCTGAGGTCTCTACTTTATTAGGCAGAATACCTTCAACTGTTGGTTACCAACCAACACTTGCAACAGAAATGGGGCAACTACAAGAGCGAATTACTTCCACTCGATCAGGATCTATTACTTCAATTCAAGCTGTTTACGTACCCGCTGATGACATTACCGATCCAGCGCCTGCGACAACTTTTTCACACTTAGATGCTAAAACTGTCTTAGATCGAAATATTGCGGCTTTAGGTATTTATCCAGCGGTTGACCCCCTTGCTAGTTCTTCAAGAATTTTAGAACCGGCCGTTGTTGGTCAAAAACACTACGATGTTGCTCGCCAAGTTATTAAAACATTGCAGCGATTTAAAGAACTCCAAGACATTATCTCAATTTTGGGAGTTGATGAGTTAGCTGAAGAAGACAAAAAAATTGTTGCAAGAGCAAGAAGAATTCGAAACTTTTTATCACAACCATTTTTTGTTGCTGAAAAATTTTCAGGAATTCAAGGTCGCTTTATTAATTTAGAAAGCACAATTGAATCTTTTGCACAACTTTTATCAGGTAGATATGATCAAGTGCCAGAAGAAGCTTTTTTATATGTAGGTGATATTTCTGAAGCTCTC
- the atpG gene encoding ATP synthase F1 subunit gamma, with amino-acid sequence MPKLNHLKSRLSQIKNIEKMTKVMEMIANAKIPQIKRQFEKSQQYFENLDYIFQQLIANLEEKDEIFLPSPSQQKLFIIFTSNLGFCGAFNNATIKTLKNDYQKGDKIIVFGKKGRIALDKYASDIIAQYINYEERNFEQPILQVASIISDAIVNKKYSKIKICFTHFINIITSVAQVLDIYPLKKSQEIKTDLAMEFEPDAQQVLTKMLPFYTQALLTKSFIESKLSELSSRRVAMDSATDNAVEIIEKLELELNSSRQTVITQEIIEIIGANLEIS; translated from the coding sequence ATGCCAAAATTAAATCACTTAAAATCCCGGCTATCACAAATTAAAAATATTGAAAAAATGACCAAAGTTATGGAAATGATAGCCAATGCGAAAATTCCCCAAATTAAACGTCAATTTGAAAAATCACAGCAATATTTTGAAAATCTTGACTATATTTTCCAACAACTAATTGCCAATTTAGAAGAAAAAGATGAGATTTTTCTACCTTCGCCTTCACAACAAAAACTCTTTATCATTTTTACATCAAATTTAGGTTTTTGTGGTGCTTTTAACAATGCAACAATTAAAACGCTAAAAAATGATTATCAAAAAGGTGATAAAATTATTGTTTTTGGTAAAAAAGGAAGAATTGCTCTTGATAAATATGCAAGCGATATTATTGCGCAATACATTAATTACGAAGAGCGCAATTTTGAACAACCTATTTTACAAGTTGCCAGCATTATTAGTGATGCTATTGTCAATAAGAAATACTCAAAAATCAAAATTTGCTTTACTCATTTTATCAATATTATCACTTCTGTAGCGCAAGTTTTAGATATCTATCCACTGAAAAAATCACAAGAAATTAAAACTGATTTAGCTATGGAATTTGAACCTGATGCTCAACAAGTTTTGACAAAAATGCTTCCTTTTTATACACAAGCGCTACTCACTAAATCTTTTATTGAATCTAAACTATCTGAGCTCTCATCAAGAAGAGTTGCTATGGATAGTGCTACCGATAATGCTGTTGAAATCATTGAAAAATTAGAACTTGAGTTAAATAGTAGTCGCCAAACTGTGATTACCCAAGAAATCATTGAAATTATTGGTGCTAATCTAGAAATATCATAA
- the atpA gene encoding F0F1 ATP synthase subunit alpha yields the protein MKNTNITAIIRDQIKNFENKIVSDDVGKVIVVGDGVALVFGIEKVKFGELVAFDNNVYGIALNLEQDLVGVVIMGDENSVFQGSIVRRTNQVISTLVGDQLLGRVVNALGQPIDGKGEIETTKRRDIFAEAPSIMERQSVSRGLNTGILAIDSIVPIGLGQRELIIGDRQTGKTTIAIDTILNQKGKNVYCVYVAIGQKNSNVAQLAALLEKHGALEYTTVITAGASELAPLQYIAPYTGTAIAEEWMHNGKDVLIIYDDLSKHAVAYRTLSLLLRRPPGREAYPGDIFYQHSYLLERSSQLADKHGGGSITALPIVETQAGDISAYIPTNIISITDGQIFVRDNLFNSGQKPAIDIGFSVSRVGSAAQTKAMKAVASNLKLQLAQYSELKAFTQFGSDLGQSSQQILDKGNKIYELLKQDKQYHMSQFEQVMLLLFVDQGLIEFIPLVKVADFRDHFFRFINSDKFATHRDNFDGSQTFSSKQKEAIKEIFKAFAQDFNSGQTF from the coding sequence ATGAAAAATACAAATATTACAGCTATTATTCGTGATCAAATTAAAAATTTTGAAAACAAAATTGTCTCTGACGATGTTGGTAAAGTAATCGTCGTCGGTGATGGTGTTGCCTTAGTTTTTGGTATTGAAAAAGTAAAATTTGGTGAGCTAGTTGCCTTTGATAATAATGTCTATGGAATCGCACTTAATTTAGAACAAGATCTCGTCGGTGTTGTTATAATGGGTGATGAAAATTCTGTTTTTCAAGGTAGTATCGTGCGTCGTACTAATCAAGTTATTTCTACTTTGGTGGGTGATCAATTATTAGGAAGAGTAGTCAATGCTCTTGGACAACCAATTGATGGCAAGGGTGAAATTGAAACTACAAAAAGACGTGATATTTTTGCTGAAGCACCTTCAATTATGGAACGCCAAAGTGTCTCTCGTGGTCTTAATACAGGAATTTTGGCAATTGATTCAATTGTCCCAATCGGACTTGGTCAACGTGAGCTCATCATTGGTGATCGTCAAACTGGAAAAACCACTATTGCCATTGATACTATTTTAAATCAAAAAGGCAAAAATGTTTACTGTGTTTATGTAGCAATTGGACAAAAAAATTCTAATGTTGCCCAACTGGCTGCTCTGCTTGAAAAACATGGTGCCCTTGAGTATACCACTGTGATTACTGCCGGAGCTAGTGAACTTGCACCGCTCCAATACATTGCCCCTTATACAGGAACTGCCATTGCTGAAGAGTGAATGCACAATGGTAAAGATGTCCTAATTATTTATGATGATTTATCCAAGCATGCTGTTGCTTACCGGACACTTTCGCTGCTCTTACGTCGTCCTCCAGGAAGAGAAGCTTACCCAGGTGATATTTTCTACCAACACTCTTATTTATTAGAAAGATCAAGTCAATTAGCTGATAAACATGGAGGTGGTTCAATTACTGCACTTCCCATAGTTGAGACGCAAGCCGGTGATATTTCAGCTTATATTCCAACCAACATTATTTCAATTACTGATGGGCAAATTTTTGTGCGAGATAACTTGTTCAACTCTGGGCAAAAACCAGCAATTGATATTGGATTTTCAGTTTCTCGGGTAGGCTCAGCCGCACAAACTAAAGCGATGAAAGCGGTTGCTTCTAATTTAAAATTGCAATTAGCACAGTACAGTGAGCTTAAAGCTTTTACACAATTTGGCTCTGATTTGGGTCAAAGTTCACAACAAATTTTAGATAAAGGTAATAAAATTTATGAACTTTTAAAACAAGATAAGCAATATCATATGTCGCAATTTGAACAAGTAATGTTGTTGCTTTTTGTTGATCAAGGTCTAATTGAGTTTATTCCTTTGGTAAAAGTAGCTGACTTTCGTGATCATTTTTTCCGCTTTATCAACAGTGATAAATTTGCTACTCACCGGGACAACTTTGATGGCTCACAAACCTTTTCTAGTAAACAAAAAGAAGCTATTAAAGAGATTTTTAAAGCTTTTGCCCAAGATTTTAATTCAGGTCAGACCTTCTAA
- a CDS encoding F0F1 ATP synthase subunit delta encodes MRHPKSLYLYAESLVEVGKEEQILSDLHSEVQHILQIFKSESQIIKVFTSYFISQEEKFQLVNKIFQDNSPYLVNLFKILIKNNLFGYIKPILSKFDKLSCQILNHAYGKIETAYELDATIISRFEEKLTRKLNKKVVLKPIINKDLIAGIKITVDHHVYENSISSQLKSLKTKLLK; translated from the coding sequence ATGCGTCACCCAAAGTCTTTGTATTTATATGCAGAATCTTTAGTAGAAGTAGGAAAAGAAGAGCAAATTTTATCTGATTTACATTCTGAAGTCCAACACATTTTACAAATTTTTAAAAGTGAATCTCAAATTATTAAAGTATTTACATCTTATTTTATTTCACAAGAAGAAAAATTTCAACTAGTTAATAAAATTTTTCAAGATAATTCGCCATATCTTGTAAATTTGTTTAAGATTTTAATTAAAAATAATTTGTTTGGTTACATCAAACCAATTTTGTCAAAGTTTGACAAATTATCATGTCAAATTTTGAACCATGCATATGGAAAAATTGAAACTGCCTATGAATTAGATGCAACAATAATTTCAAGATTTGAAGAAAAATTAACAAGAAAATTAAACAAAAAAGTTGTTTTAAAACCAATAATAAACAAGGATTTAATTGCAGGAATTAAAATTACAGTTGATCACCATGTTTATGAAAATTCAATTAGTTCACAACTTAAAAGTCTTAAAACTAAGCTATTAAAATAA
- a CDS encoding ATP synthase F0 subunit B, which translates to MNLSEAISELFKGIVPNVYLMAATLISFLLLMTVVTIFVYKPIKKYLAAKKAFIQKNIDETIENNKKAALLEQQRSLELQEAQQIKQEINIKIQQEANEIIEKSRTLANLESKKILEDGKRAAQAFQEKVVLDNKKLVLEAAFNLATKFLQKQDAENKDNQEKLISELEKELG; encoded by the coding sequence ATGAATCTTAGTGAAGCAATTTCAGAGCTTTTCAAAGGAATAGTTCCTAACGTTTATTTGATGGCCGCTACATTAATTTCTTTCTTATTATTAATGACAGTAGTGACAATTTTTGTTTATAAACCAATAAAAAAGTATTTAGCAGCAAAAAAAGCTTTTATTCAAAAAAATATTGATGAAACCATTGAAAACAATAAAAAAGCAGCACTACTCGAACAGCAGAGAAGTCTTGAATTACAAGAAGCACAACAAATTAAGCAAGAAATTAATATCAAAATCCAACAAGAAGCAAATGAAATAATTGAAAAAAGTAGAACACTTGCTAATCTTGAGTCTAAAAAAATTCTTGAAGATGGTAAAAGAGCTGCCCAAGCTTTTCAAGAAAAAGTAGTACTTGATAATAAAAAACTAGTTTTAGAAGCTGCTTTTAATCTTGCCACTAAATTTTTACAAAAGCAGGATGCGGAAAATAAAGATAATCAAGAAAAGCTAATTAGCGAATTAGAAAAAGAGTTAGGTTAG
- a CDS encoding F0F1 ATP synthase subunit C, translating into MNSIVNFATEVTTAAQNIAPTVATSSMGAEKIGAGLAMIGVIGAGLGQGIAGAKAVEAVGRNPEAQKEIFKTLLFSSAIAETSAIYALVVAILLIFI; encoded by the coding sequence ATTAATTCAATAGTTAATTTTGCAACCGAAGTGACCACCGCTGCACAAAACATTGCACCCACTGTTGCAACATCTAGTATGGGTGCTGAAAAAATTGGCGCAGGACTTGCCATGATCGGGGTTATCGGAGCTGGTTTAGGACAGGGAATAGCAGGAGCAAAAGCAGTTGAAGCAGTTGGTCGTAATCCTGAAGCACAAAAAGAAATTTTTAAAACTTTATTATTCTCATCCGCAATTGCAGAAACTAGTGCAATTTATGCCTTAGTTGTTGCAATTTTATTAATATTTATTTAA
- a CDS encoding F0F1 ATP synthase subunit A, which yields MDFFENWRQPQLFTMLILVILVTIVSIIIYFKIKKSKVDEAPSATVMLVESYFLFLDDTVESSGEGYVNKAKPYFFSLFIYFVFGNLLTLFGLEPISASTSVTLSLGFVSWVGTFVVGFIYGKFRYLFSFIINPFKWIGSPGPLISISFRMYGNIIAGSVMTLMIYYGVQNIYQSFLVGTIGNFNLPVIVLLPPFLVYFDIIDSLIQSFIFVVLNISYWGMEVEEHHISKKKLAKMQATKTI from the coding sequence ATGGATTTTTTTGAAAACTGAAGACAACCTCAACTCTTTACAATGTTGATTTTAGTAATTTTAGTAACAATTGTTTCTATTATTATTTATTTTAAAATTAAAAAAAGTAAAGTTGATGAAGCTCCCTCAGCAACTGTTATGCTGGTTGAGTCTTATTTTTTATTTTTAGATGATACAGTTGAATCATCTGGTGAAGGCTATGTTAACAAAGCAAAACCATACTTTTTTTCATTATTTATTTACTTTGTTTTTGGTAATTTGTTAACTCTTTTTGGTCTTGAGCCTATCTCAGCTTCAACTTCTGTTACACTTTCACTTGGTTTTGTTAGTTGAGTAGGAACCTTTGTAGTAGGCTTTATTTATGGAAAATTTAGATACCTCTTTTCTTTTATAATTAACCCATTTAAATGAATTGGTTCTCCAGGGCCGCTTATTTCTATTTCTTTTCGTATGTATGGAAATATAATTGCTGGATCTGTTATGACTCTAATGATTTATTATGGAGTTCAAAACATATACCAATCATTTTTAGTGGGTACTATTGGCAACTTCAATCTACCAGTTATTGTTTTACTTCCTCCCTTTTTAGTTTATTTTGACATAATTGATTCCCTAATACAATCCTTTATTTTTGTAGTATTAAACATTTCTTATTGGGGTATGGAAGTTGAAGAACACCACATTAGTAAGAAAAAACTTGCCAAAATGCAAGCAACTAAAACAATTTAG
- a CDS encoding Y-family DNA polymerase, translating into MSKIIAHIDINTFFVSAEIRLKPELKKQPVAIARSDKFAMAVSISKQVKEKGFKITDKLSQIKSAIPDLVIIKPNLKYYQFLSKKFFQYIVKNFSKKIEIYSIDECFVDLSKFAKNFRTIKSMIYYIKNKIETDLELPCSIGISYNKFLAKMATNLAKNTRENIFILPRSKIETHIYNLPIQQLFGIGKSTSRLLNEKKVYTIKDFLNLGINNEILIKIMGTTRNYFYQNLLEKGDDVILDKESHFKSVSRFNTFLSSETIDAKQIALITKEFCSDLLTKLQMYQKNTARIEIYYHNYLGKTIRYWKNLDTPSNDFNFISTELLFLVEKIDNYNNIKGFGVRFSKLANQKFDSTMTKSKVKKIINKINAQHGSKSAFILNNTKNNLF; encoded by the coding sequence ATGTCCAAAATCATAGCACATATTGATATTAATACTTTTTTTGTATCAGCGGAAATACGCTTAAAACCAGAATTGAAAAAACAGCCAGTTGCAATCGCTAGAAGCGATAAATTTGCAATGGCTGTTTCAATTTCTAAACAAGTAAAAGAAAAAGGATTTAAAATTACTGATAAATTATCACAAATAAAGTCGGCAATCCCTGATTTAGTCATTATTAAACCCAACTTAAAATATTACCAATTTTTATCAAAAAAATTTTTTCAATATATTGTTAAAAATTTTAGCAAAAAAATTGAAATATATTCAATTGATGAGTGTTTTGTAGACTTAAGTAAGTTTGCAAAAAATTTTCGTACAATTAAATCAATGATATATTATATAAAAAATAAAATTGAAACAGATTTAGAACTACCTTGTTCTATAGGGATTTCTTATAATAAATTTTTAGCAAAAATGGCAACCAATTTAGCTAAAAATACAAGAGAAAATATTTTTATTTTGCCAAGATCTAAAATCGAGACTCATATATATAATTTGCCTATTCAACAGTTATTTGGAATTGGTAAATCAACTTCTAGATTATTAAATGAAAAAAAGGTTTATACAATAAAAGATTTTTTGAATTTAGGTATTAATAATGAAATATTGATAAAAATAATGGGTACAACAAGAAATTATTTTTATCAGAATTTACTTGAAAAAGGCGACGATGTTATTTTAGATAAAGAGTCTCATTTCAAGAGCGTTTCTCGATTTAATACTTTTTTATCTTCTGAAACAATAGATGCCAAACAGATTGCTTTAATAACAAAAGAATTTTGCTCTGATTTATTAACTAAACTGCAAATGTATCAAAAAAATACAGCAAGAATTGAAATTTATTATCACAATTATTTAGGAAAAACTATAAGATATTGAAAAAATCTAGATACGCCCAGCAATGATTTTAATTTTATAAGCACTGAGTTATTATTTCTAGTAGAAAAAATTGATAATTATAATAATATTAAAGGTTTTGGAGTTCGCTTTTCAAAACTAGCAAATCAGAAATTTGACAGTACGATGACTAAGAGCAAAGTCAAAAAAATAATAAATAAAATAAATGCCCAACATGGCAGCAAATCTGCCTTTATTTTAAATAATACAAAAAATAACCTTTTTTAA
- a CDS encoding phosphopantetheine-binding protein, whose protein sequence is MQKKIYEKLRKYTKKSFNDNSNIREIGIDSLDFIQIITHFEDEFEISVTDDELLDIKTVGDIVLLINKKTK, encoded by the coding sequence ATGCAAAAAAAAATATATGAAAAATTACGTAAATATACTAAAAAATCATTCAATGACAACAGTAATATTCGTGAAATAGGAATTGATTCATTAGATTTTATTCAAATTATTACTCATTTTGAAGATGAATTTGAAATTTCAGTCACTGATGATGAACTTTTGGACATCAAAACTGTTGGAGACATTGTACTATTAATTAATAAAAAAACTAAATAA
- a CDS encoding MHO_1590 family protein: MKIWIKILIPIFSIGALAGLGYAGYYYYQNKLNDTNDKENNIDFYTNNNFKAKDIFPNLYAGDFYQTIKISDGKVLIDEDLVSQFIKNLVSKILVNYGTISFRHKVNKSKNEIFIEIFWQYKNNKLNRNYHFILSKDIVK; encoded by the coding sequence ATGAAGATTTGGATTAAAATATTAATTCCCATTTTCTCAATTGGTGCTTTGGCAGGTTTGGGATATGCAGGTTATTATTACTATCAAAATAAACTAAATGATACAAATGACAAAGAAAATAATATAGATTTTTATACAAATAATAACTTTAAAGCTAAAGATATTTTTCCGAATTTATATGCAGGAGATTTTTACCAAACGATCAAAATTTCAGATGGTAAAGTTCTTATTGATGAGGATTTAGTTTCCCAATTCATCAAAAATCTAGTTAGTAAAATTTTAGTAAATTATGGGACAATAAGTTTTAGACACAAAGTAAATAAAAGTAAGAACGAAATATTTATTGAAATATTTTGGCAATACAAAAATAACAAATTAAACCGTAATTATCATTTTATTTTAAGTAAAGATATAGTAAAATAA
- a CDS encoding MHO_1580 family protein, with protein sequence MQLDLSPIDTPKIELASRYNDLSFSLSHNPKAKGLRQFIKIRRDPIKDSYNILVTYFSQEKINITTFIQVNNIKVIKLNPISIDAEGFNQVFYTELNKEDKFSELQNLLIYSTLTTEEDTRLLSNSLKFNNSNNNKKDYFINSQAIAFKTLDNIEMANFGSDSSHEYSQSFDKYSDSNIYFFTPSWQQEQHNIVVLKVGVDPEDFYFKNLRNLINIRAKNLQNIPLEEGQTLDVDFNFIDNFDRPEFQPEIINGKFIIGYIKIINNTYFDIKQGKTIKGNNLSSKQGYVIPYNFSGTLTPKVILDINADYKDISIAFSQKIKRKLIDKNNGIYKLKLQTYEKPILKNEVILIEDSDFNYVIENNLSLEELKNINITHRPKKIENNNEDLD encoded by the coding sequence ATGCAATTGGATCTTAGCCCAATTGATACTCCTAAAATAGAATTAGCTAGCAGATACAACGATTTATCCTTTTCATTGTCGCATAACCCTAAAGCAAAGGGGTTGCGACAATTTATTAAAATTCGTCGTGACCCCATTAAAGATAGTTATAATATACTGGTAACTTATTTTTCTCAAGAAAAAATAAATATAACGACTTTTATACAAGTCAACAATATAAAAGTAATCAAGCTTAATCCAATATCTATTGATGCTGAAGGTTTCAATCAAGTATTTTATACTGAACTAAATAAAGAAGATAAGTTTTCTGAACTCCAAAATCTTTTAATTTATAGCACCTTAACTACAGAAGAAGATACTCGGCTATTATCAAATTCGCTTAAATTTAACAATAGTAATAACAATAAAAAAGATTATTTTATAAATTCACAAGCAATTGCTTTTAAAACGCTTGATAACATTGAAATGGCAAATTTTGGCTCTGATTCTTCTCATGAGTATAGTCAAAGTTTTGATAAGTATAGTGATAGTAATATTTATTTTTTTACCCCATCTTGGCAACAAGAGCAACATAATATTGTTGTTTTGAAAGTTGGTGTTGATCCAGAAGATTTCTACTTTAAAAACTTAAGAAATCTGATAAATATTCGCGCAAAAAATTTGCAAAATATTCCTTTAGAAGAAGGTCAAACATTAGATGTTGACTTTAATTTTATAGACAATTTTGATAGACCTGAATTTCAACCTGAAATAATTAATGGTAAATTTATAATTGGTTATATCAAAATAATTAACAATACTTATTTTGATATTAAACAAGGAAAAACAATAAAAGGTAATAATTTATCTTCTAAACAAGGTTATGTTATTCCTTATAATTTTAGTGGCACATTAACTCCTAAAGTCATATTAGATATTAATGCCGATTACAAAGATATTAGCATAGCTTTTTCACAAAAAATTAAACGAAAACTCATTGATAAAAACAATGGTATTTACAAACTTAAATTACAAACTTATGAAAAACCAATACTAAAAAATGAAGTTATTTTAATTGAAGATTCAGATTTCAACTATGTAATAGAAAACAATTTGAGTCTTGAAGAATTAAAGAACATCAATATTACCCATCGGCCAAAAAAGATAGAAAACAACAATGAAGATTTGGATTAA
- a CDS encoding MG284/MPN403 family protein, translating into MQNNKPFVNQQINKMSFVYKKNLISQIFKLHKAAKVFNEKGRILDQLSISKEPYMQVQSNVDKVLEILDPKHSSLLIKEFIEQDKEWIEKYWSKSSYYKHIHKAIDEFIYYLYS; encoded by the coding sequence ATGCAAAACAATAAACCATTTGTTAATCAGCAAATAAATAAAATGTCATTTGTGTATAAGAAAAATCTTATTTCACAAATTTTCAAATTACATAAAGCTGCTAAAGTATTTAATGAAAAAGGAAGAATTTTAGATCAACTTAGCATTTCAAAGGAACCTTATATGCAAGTTCAATCAAATGTAGATAAGGTTCTAGAAATTTTAGATCCTAAGCATTCCTCACTTTTAATCAAAGAATTTATTGAACAAGATAAAGAGTGGATTGAAAAATATTGGTCAAAGTCTAGTTATTACAAACATATTCACAAAGCAATTGATGAGTTTATCTATTACTTATATAGTTAG
- the obgE gene encoding GTPase ObgE, with protein sequence MKFLDQVKIQVEAGKGGNGVISFRREAHVDKGGPDGGDGGSGGSIYFVGDSGLNTLLNFYSLKIIKGNDGENGRSKNRYGAGGSDIFVKVPIGTQVYVENKLMCDVVTTKPYLIAKGGKGGRGNTKFKTAKNKAPRISENGDLGEFYELQLVLKVMADVGLVGKPNAGKSTLLSQISNAKPKIANYSFTTLVPQLGLVKLYDKSFVIADLPGLIEGASQGKGLGFTFLKHIERCRVIAHIIDFGSKEKNPIIDYENICKELNNFNPALSNLPQIIIANKSDLSEFSKNVLSFKKKFPHLEIVEASLLTDSKINEIKAKMYSLLEKNILNTVEQVEESVVEFTLQKPFIINKKSDNLYEVEGLEIKKLVQKIPLNSDDNILRFNNKLKNMGIWDELIKMGIKKGDVVKFFNFELEWI encoded by the coding sequence ATGAAATTTTTAGACCAAGTTAAAATTCAAGTTGAGGCAGGAAAAGGCGGAAATGGAGTTATATCTTTTCGTCGTGAAGCTCATGTTGATAAGGGTGGTCCAGATGGCGGAGATGGTGGTTCAGGTGGATCTATTTATTTTGTAGGTGATTCAGGATTAAATACGCTTTTGAATTTTTATTCACTTAAAATTATAAAGGGTAATGACGGAGAAAATGGTCGTAGTAAAAATCGTTATGGAGCGGGCGGGAGTGATATTTTTGTTAAAGTGCCAATAGGTACACAAGTCTATGTTGAAAACAAACTAATGTGTGATGTGGTTACTACAAAACCATATTTAATCGCAAAAGGTGGTAAAGGAGGTAGAGGTAATACTAAGTTCAAAACGGCAAAAAATAAAGCACCAAGAATTAGTGAAAACGGTGATTTAGGTGAATTTTATGAGCTTCAACTTGTTTTAAAAGTAATGGCAGATGTGGGTTTAGTTGGTAAACCAAATGCCGGAAAATCAACACTTTTATCGCAAATATCTAATGCAAAACCAAAAATAGCCAATTATTCTTTTACTACATTGGTGCCTCAGTTGGGTTTGGTTAAATTGTATGATAAATCATTTGTTATAGCAGATTTACCAGGTTTAATTGAAGGTGCTAGTCAGGGCAAAGGTTTGGGTTTTACTTTTTTAAAACATATTGAAAGATGTCGAGTTATTGCTCACATTATTGATTTTGGATCTAAAGAGAAAAATCCTATAATTGACTATGAAAACATTTGTAAAGAATTAAATAATTTTAATCCCGCTTTATCAAACTTACCACAAATAATCATTGCTAATAAGTCAGATTTATCTGAATTTAGTAAAAATGTACTTAGTTTTAAAAAGAAATTTCCACATTTAGAAATAGTTGAAGCATCCTTGTTAACAGATTCAAAAATAAACGAAATTAAAGCAAAAATGTATTCACTATTGGAAAAAAATATTCTAAATACAGTAGAACAGGTTGAAGAGTCCGTTGTTGAATTTACATTACAAAAACCTTTCATAATAAACAAGAAATCCGATAACTTATATGAAGTTGAAGGATTAGAAATTAAAAAATTAGTTCAAAAAATCCCATTAAACTCAGATGATAATATTTTAAGATTTAATAATAAGTTAAAAAATATGGGAATTTGGGATGAATTAATAAAGATGGGTATTAAAAAAGGAGATGTTGTCAAATTTTTTAATTTTGAACTAGAATGAATTTAA